In one window of Romboutsia hominis DNA:
- a CDS encoding helix-turn-helix transcriptional regulator: MDRKLLKAIRLYKEYSQNEMAAVLGISRKMYGLKEGGKKDFTVSDVVKIKNHLELSLDDVNKIFFAEIIAK; this comes from the coding sequence ATGGATAGAAAATTACTTAAGGCTATTAGGTTATATAAGGAGTATAGTCAAAATGAGATGGCGGCTGTATTAGGTATTAGTCGTAAGATGTATGGACTTAAGGAAGGTGGAAAAAAAGATTTTACTGTTAGTGATGTTGTAAAGATAAAAAATCATCTAGAACTTAGTTTAGATGATGTTAATAAGATTTTTTTTGCTGAAATAATTGCAAAATAG
- a CDS encoding helix-turn-helix domain-containing protein — protein sequence MESIGQRITKARERLDMNQKELCQKTGIKESTLSRYENDIREPKASTLLTIAETLNVSFDYLMGVSDDFESFHHEDDTDEELELEKILENTEKKLSREGLSFYGKPVTKEDIDKLLTAIKVGISVMDSNKK from the coding sequence TTGGAATCAATCGGACAAAGAATAACAAAAGCAAGAGAAAGATTAGATATGAATCAAAAAGAATTATGTCAAAAAACAGGAATAAAAGAAAGCACACTATCAAGATATGAAAACGACATAAGAGAGCCAAAAGCATCAACTCTACTAACAATAGCAGAAACACTAAATGTATCATTTGACTATCTAATGGGCGTATCTGATGATTTTGAAAGCTTTCATCATGAAGATGATACAGATGAAGAATTAGAACTAGAAAAAATATTAGAAAATACAGAGAAGAAATTGTCAAGAGAAGGACTTTCATTTTATGGAAAGCCAGTAACAAAAGAAGACATAGACAAGCTACTAACAGCAATAAAAGTGGGAATATCAGTAATGGACTCAAATAAAAAATAA
- a CDS encoding DUF2922 domain-containing protein — protein MEITKKLLMSFKTVSGKKVSISVDEPRENLTEQEIKTAMTTILSKNIFKPGGEDLASLVEAKVVETGTTEYDLVL, from the coding sequence ATGGAAATAACTAAAAAATTACTTATGTCTTTTAAGACAGTATCAGGAAAAAAAGTATCTATATCAGTAGATGAGCCAAGAGAAAACTTAACAGAACAAGAAATAAAAACTGCAATGACAACTATACTATCTAAAAACATATTTAAACCAGGCGGAGAAGATTTAGCATCTTTAGTTGAAGCAAAAGTCGTAGAAACTGGAACTACAGAATACGACTTAGTATTATAA
- a CDS encoding YvrJ family protein, which yields MDFDIQTLISNIGFPITLSMYLLIRIEGKLLGLTDSINELSKNIINMK from the coding sequence ATGGACTTTGATATACAAACACTAATATCTAATATTGGATTTCCTATCACTTTGTCAATGTATCTACTAATACGAATTGAAGGAAAACTACTAGGTCTTACTGATAGTATAAATGAATTGTCTAAAAATATAATAAATATGAAGTAA
- a CDS encoding zinc ribbon domain-containing protein has translation MNNVQDKIDSGMSRIQDSIDQNKNKIDEKMTISKYNKIIDEVENKRRILLEEIGILVYEKIRQGEITNLEIREACKPLIGFDYTIYDNKKKIQEINNKKNGLTCDCGARISLEDKFCGGCGTKVEIPDDNTEYIECSSCETIVPENSNFCPCCGYKIEFDFSTFEI, from the coding sequence ATGAATAATGTTCAAGATAAAATTGACTCAGGTATGTCAAGAATACAAGATAGTATAGATCAAAATAAAAATAAGATTGATGAAAAAATGACTATATCTAAGTATAACAAGATAATAGATGAAGTTGAAAATAAAAGAAGGATTCTTTTAGAAGAAATAGGAATATTAGTATATGAGAAAATAAGACAGGGGGAAATAACCAATTTAGAAATAAGAGAGGCGTGTAAACCTTTAATAGGATTTGATTACACTATATATGATAACAAGAAGAAAATACAAGAAATAAATAATAAAAAGAATGGACTTACATGTGATTGTGGAGCGAGAATATCATTAGAGGATAAATTTTGTGGAGGATGTGGTACTAAAGTAGAGATACCAGATGATAATACAGAGTATATAGAGTGTTCAAGTTGTGAAACGATTGTACCTGAGAATTCTAATTTCTGTCCATGTTGTGGATATAAAATAGAATTTGACTTTAGTACTTTTGAAATATAA
- a CDS encoding phospho-sugar mutase, which translates to MSYKEKYNEWINNPYFDEKTRQELLSINDEKEIEDRFYTDLEFGTAGLRGVIAAGSNRINIYTVRRATFGLANYILKNANSEKDRGVVIAHDNRHMSREFCIETANTLAACGIKAYIFDSLRTTPELSFAVRNLNAIAGVVITASHNPPEYNGYKVYWEDGAQVMPHIASAITDEINSIVDYSTIPTLTDENKDLVIKLDEKEDTDFIEAVKTQVIRKDLIDKFGKDFKIVYTPLCGTGNVPIRRALKEIGFENVIVVSEEENPDPNFSGIEYPNPEDKKALVRGINLAKEVGADLVIATDPDCDRVGVAVKTVSGDYQMLTGNQIGGMLTNYIIEGRKEANRLEENPVLIKTIVTSEFGADIAKDNNIDVLNVLTGFKFIGEKIKSFEETKSNSYLFGYEESYGYLVGTHARDKDAVVTSLLIAEMAVYYASKNMSLYEGLIKLYEKYGYFKEETKSLTLKGIEGIAKIKDIMTYFRENDINEINNSKVIDFKDYLKGIDNLPSANVVKYFLEDGSWLAIRPSGTEPKLKFYIATKGNTESDAIKNVDGIRAFVDIVLEKLV; encoded by the coding sequence ATGAGTTACAAGGAAAAATACAATGAGTGGATAAACAATCCATATTTTGATGAAAAAACTAGACAAGAATTACTAAGCATAAATGATGAAAAAGAAATAGAAGATAGATTTTATACGGATTTAGAGTTTGGTACTGCTGGGCTTAGAGGAGTTATAGCTGCTGGTAGTAACAGAATTAATATATATACAGTAAGAAGAGCTACTTTTGGACTTGCTAATTACATATTAAAAAATGCAAACAGTGAAAAAGACAGAGGTGTTGTTATAGCACATGATAATAGACATATGTCTAGAGAATTTTGTATAGAAACAGCAAATACTCTAGCAGCTTGTGGTATAAAAGCTTATATATTTGATTCTTTAAGAACTACACCAGAATTATCTTTTGCAGTTAGAAATTTAAATGCTATAGCAGGTGTTGTTATAACTGCTAGTCACAATCCACCAGAATATAATGGATACAAAGTATACTGGGAAGATGGAGCACAAGTTATGCCCCATATTGCAAGTGCTATAACTGATGAAATAAACTCTATAGTAGATTATAGTACTATACCAACACTTACTGATGAAAATAAAGATTTAGTTATTAAGCTTGATGAAAAAGAAGATACTGATTTTATAGAAGCTGTAAAAACTCAAGTTATAAGAAAAGATTTAATAGATAAGTTTGGAAAAGACTTTAAAATAGTATACACTCCACTTTGTGGAACAGGAAATGTTCCTATAAGAAGAGCTTTAAAAGAAATTGGATTTGAAAATGTAATAGTAGTTAGTGAAGAAGAAAATCCAGACCCTAATTTTTCTGGTATAGAGTATCCTAATCCAGAAGATAAAAAAGCATTAGTTAGAGGAATTAACTTAGCTAAAGAAGTAGGAGCTGATTTAGTAATAGCTACTGATCCTGATTGTGATAGAGTTGGTGTTGCTGTTAAGACTGTAAGCGGTGATTATCAAATGCTTACAGGAAACCAAATTGGTGGAATGCTTACAAACTACATAATAGAAGGAAGAAAGGAAGCTAATAGACTAGAAGAAAATCCAGTACTTATAAAGACTATAGTTACATCTGAATTTGGTGCAGATATTGCTAAAGATAACAATATAGATGTTTTAAATGTACTTACAGGATTTAAGTTTATAGGAGAGAAGATAAAGTCATTTGAAGAGACTAAGTCTAATTCATACTTATTTGGATATGAAGAAAGCTATGGATATTTAGTAGGGACTCATGCTAGAGACAAGGATGCTGTTGTTACATCACTTTTAATAGCAGAGATGGCAGTTTATTATGCTTCTAAAAATATGAGTTTATACGAAGGATTAATTAAGCTTTATGAAAAGTATGGATACTTTAAAGAAGAAACTAAATCTTTAACTTTAAAAGGTATAGAAGGTATAGCAAAAATTAAGGATATAATGACATACTTTAGAGAAAATGATATAAATGAAATAAACAACTCTAAAGTTATTGATTTTAAAGATTATTTAAAAGGAATAGATAATCTTCCAAGTGCTAATGTAGTTAAGTACTTCTTAGAAGATGGATCTTGGCTTGCTATTAGACCATCTGGTACTGAGCCTAAGTTAAAGTTTTATATAGCTACTAAGGGTAATACTGAAAGTGATGCTATTAAAAATGTCGACGGTATAAGAGCATTTGTAGATATTGTTTTAGAAAAATTAGTTTAA
- a CDS encoding phage antirepressor translates to MNGVSVFTNKEFGDVSVISVDGKPYFDGIDVCKILGYKNKNDAINRHCKKDTIVFHDSVLVTGKKVNGDNIKKTIKRAFISEGNLYRLIIKSKNKEAEKFEKWVMDEVLPTIRKEGGYYHDHRFVEKLIRICNSQHRDIERLICDRKANEPYINIGKTVSSSDNAISIGGFAKVLKNIGVDIGRNRLFAWFRANGYIMKQGMENQPKQVYIDRGLFVTRQYSINTSDGIRISVTPYITGKGQVYFIDKIREEFCYGRFYKNV, encoded by the coding sequence ATGAATGGTGTGAGTGTTTTTACTAATAAAGAATTTGGTGATGTTTCTGTTATTAGTGTTGATGGTAAGCCATATTTTGATGGTATTGATGTTTGTAAGATACTTGGCTACAAAAATAAGAACGATGCTATTAATAGACATTGTAAAAAAGACACTATCGTGTTTCACGATAGTGTCTTGGTAACAGGGAAGAAGGTTAATGGGGATAATATAAAAAAGACTATAAAGAGGGCTTTTATCAGTGAAGGAAACTTATACAGGCTTATTATTAAATCTAAAAATAAAGAAGCTGAAAAGTTTGAAAAGTGGGTTATGGATGAGGTATTGCCAACTATTAGAAAAGAAGGCGGGTATTATCATGACCATAGGTTTGTAGAAAAGCTTATACGTATATGCAACTCTCAGCACAGAGATATTGAAAGGTTGATTTGTGATAGAAAGGCTAATGAGCCTTATATAAATATAGGTAAGACTGTATCAAGTAGTGATAATGCTATAAGTATTGGTGGATTTGCTAAGGTACTTAAAAATATTGGTGTTGATATTGGGAGAAATAGGTTGTTTGCTTGGTTTAGAGCTAATGGATATATTATGAAGCAAGGAATGGAAAATCAACCTAAGCAGGTGTATATTGATAGAGGGCTTTTTGTTACTCGTCAGTATAGCATAAATACTAGTGATGGTATAAGGATTAGTGTTACTCCTTATATTACTGGTAAGGGGCAGGTATATTTTATAGATAAAATTAGGGAGGAATTTTGTTATGGTAGGTTTTACAAAAATGTTTAA
- a CDS encoding Mor transcription activator family protein → MKLRDEDVCERLEILLGIVGEDKFLEISRMYGGTNIYIPKYSSYLRLIRNREILRKYNGVNILNLANEYGLSITHIKRILEG, encoded by the coding sequence ATGAAGCTAAGAGATGAAGATGTTTGTGAGAGATTAGAGATTTTACTTGGAATTGTTGGTGAGGATAAGTTTTTAGAGATTTCTAGAATGTATGGTGGCACTAATATTTATATTCCTAAGTATTCTAGTTATCTAAGGCTTATTAGAAATAGAGAGATTTTAAGAAAGTATAATGGGGTTAATATTTTAAATTTGGCTAATGAGTATGGTCTTAGCATTACTCATATTAAGAGGATATTAGAAGGTTAG
- a CDS encoding YARHG domain-containing protein: protein MRNYKIIVILTVIVLSISGCSKKQEGKAVINNNKTSQQTKKNDSGDALDVIKEKCILIDDESTLYPIVVYFDENQYVEYIKDSEGSSYKVLDVKSDDKKVIYKLESTYYDSVEYIDIVVEVVDEDTIKYTFNGKESTNHTLISKTEAAVKIKEYEEKIAKEFTIEDKKKDFIIPDSSTRELSREELSSYTVKELSYIRNEIFARNGYVFNTEEYKEYFSQKDWYIPNPNFSGDIEQLNPIEKNNVNLIKELEGKK, encoded by the coding sequence ATGAGAAATTATAAAATAATAGTAATATTAACAGTAATAGTTTTATCTATAAGTGGATGTTCAAAGAAACAAGAAGGTAAAGCTGTTATAAATAATAATAAAACTTCACAACAAACTAAAAAAAATGATAGTGGTGATGCATTAGATGTAATAAAAGAAAAATGCATACTAATTGATGATGAAAGTACTTTGTATCCTATAGTTGTGTATTTTGATGAAAATCAATATGTAGAATATATAAAAGATTCTGAAGGATCATCATATAAAGTGTTAGATGTTAAGTCTGATGATAAAAAGGTAATTTATAAGTTAGAGTCTACTTATTATGATTCTGTAGAATATATTGATATAGTTGTAGAAGTTGTAGATGAAGATACTATAAAATATACTTTTAATGGCAAAGAATCGACAAATCATACTTTAATAAGCAAAACAGAAGCTGCTGTGAAAATTAAAGAATATGAAGAAAAAATAGCAAAAGAATTTACTATAGAAGATAAAAAGAAAGATTTTATAATACCTGATAGTAGTACAAGAGAGCTTAGTAGAGAAGAGTTAAGCAGTTATACTGTAAAAGAACTTTCATATATAAGAAATGAGATATTTGCTAGAAATGGATATGTATTTAATACAGAAGAGTATAAAGAATATTTTAGCCAAAAAGATTGGTACATTCCAAATCCTAATTTTTCTGGAGATATAGAACAATTAAATCCTATTGAAAAAAATAATGTTAACCTTATAAAAGAGTTAGAAGGGAAAAAATAA
- a CDS encoding N-acetylmuramoyl-L-alanine amidase, whose translation MKICVNVGHTLKGAGSGAIGIKNESIENRNVANELISLLKDRGYEVVLSKVDNASSNVAYLKECVDISNNNKCDLFISIHFNSFNKKAYGVECFYYKNNENGKKLANSICESISSIGFKNRGAKDGSNLYVIRNTLCDAVLIECCFIDNDDDMKKYDYKKMARAICDGIIKKDSEIYRVCVGSFRVKDNAINCLNEAKDKGFDDAFIYC comes from the coding sequence ATGAAAATATGTGTTAATGTTGGTCATACCTTAAAGGGAGCTGGTAGTGGTGCTATTGGGATTAAAAATGAAAGTATTGAAAATAGAAATGTTGCTAATGAGCTTATAAGTTTACTTAAGGATAGAGGTTATGAAGTGGTTTTATCTAAAGTTGATAATGCATCTTCTAATGTAGCTTATTTAAAAGAGTGTGTTGACATTAGCAATAATAACAAATGTGATTTGTTTATTAGTATTCATTTTAATTCTTTTAATAAAAAAGCTTATGGTGTTGAATGTTTTTATTATAAGAACAATGAAAATGGAAAGAAATTGGCTAATAGTATTTGTGAAAGTATTTCTAGTATTGGTTTTAAAAATAGGGGCGCTAAGGATGGTAGCAATTTATATGTTATTAGAAACACTCTTTGTGATGCAGTGTTAATTGAGTGTTGTTTTATAGATAATGACGATGATATGAAAAAATATGATTATAAGAAGATGGCTAGAGCTATTTGTGATGGTATTATTAAAAAAGATAGTGAGATTTATAGGGTATGTGTTGGTAGTTTTAGGGTAAAAGATAATGCTATTAATTGTTTGAATGAGGCTAAGGACAAGGGATTTGATGACGCTTTTATATACTGTTAA
- a CDS encoding VanZ family protein gives MRKKIFLALAILWMGTIFYMSNQPANISTVQSDGVINILSGVPVLGDVMDVLISNGTASFVVRKSAHMLSYGLLSVLLFMSIYDNYKSINKTSIISLIITFLYACSDEFHQTFITGRSGEFRDVLVDSTGAIIFLLIIILITKFINKKKTIR, from the coding sequence ATGAGAAAAAAGATATTTTTAGCTTTAGCTATATTATGGATGGGGACAATTTTTTATATGTCTAATCAACCAGCTAATATATCAACAGTACAATCAGATGGTGTTATAAATATACTTAGTGGAGTACCAGTATTAGGTGATGTTATGGATGTATTAATATCAAATGGTACGGCTTCTTTTGTTGTAAGAAAAAGTGCTCATATGCTTTCATATGGATTACTTTCAGTTCTTTTATTTATGAGTATATATGATAATTATAAATCTATTAATAAGACTAGTATTATATCTTTAATAATAACTTTTTTATATGCCTGTAGTGATGAATTTCATCAAACTTTTATTACAGGTAGAAGTGGTGAGTTTAGAGATGTTTTGGTAGATTCTACAGGAGCCATTATATTTTTATTGATAATTATATTAATTACAAAGTTTATAAATAAGAAAAAGACCATACGCTAG
- a CDS encoding N-acetylmuramoyl-L-alanine amidase: protein MKKVIIIFFIMLSTLTLYGCNKGNKEVKIDDIEVSKKISHEENSVENKDEDELKKEELEVKKEIKTIVIDPGHSSEGNKEKEPIAPNSSKTKAKDVLGATGVVTKVPEYITTVSIAKLLEKKLTDMGFNVILTKNKVEESLSNIDRAKIGNENNADLVVRIHADGAENQSAKGASVLVPPKNEYTSDISDISKEYGQQIIDVYTSELGIKNRGIIYRDDMTGFNWSEVPVVILEMGFLSNKEEDIFLSDVKNHEKITDAIAKGVLSCFSHI, encoded by the coding sequence ATGAAAAAAGTAATAATAATATTTTTCATAATGTTATCCACACTAACTTTATATGGATGTAATAAAGGTAATAAGGAAGTTAAAATAGATGATATAGAGGTATCTAAGAAAATTTCTCATGAGGAAAATAGTGTGGAAAATAAGGATGAGGATGAACTAAAAAAAGAAGAACTAGAAGTTAAAAAAGAAATTAAGACTATAGTTATAGACCCAGGTCATTCATCTGAGGGAAATAAAGAAAAAGAGCCTATTGCGCCAAATTCAAGCAAAACAAAAGCAAAGGATGTTTTAGGAGCTACTGGAGTAGTTACAAAGGTACCAGAATATATTACGACAGTGTCTATAGCAAAATTATTAGAGAAAAAGCTAACAGATATGGGATTTAATGTAATATTAACAAAAAATAAAGTTGAAGAATCTCTCAGTAATATAGATAGAGCAAAAATAGGAAATGAAAATAATGCTGACTTAGTAGTTAGGATACATGCAGATGGTGCGGAAAATCAATCTGCAAAAGGTGCTTCTGTTTTAGTACCTCCTAAAAATGAGTATACTAGTGATATTTCAGATATAAGTAAAGAATATGGTCAGCAGATAATTGATGTATATACATCAGAGCTAGGAATCAAAAATAGAGGTATAATATATAGAGATGATATGACTGGGTTTAATTGGTCTGAAGTACCGGTAGTAATATTAGAAATGGGATTTTTATCTAATAAAGAAGAAGATATATTTTTGAGTGATGTAAAAAATCATGAAAAAATTACAGATGCGATAGCTAAGGGAGTATTGTCTTGCTTTTCGCATATATAA
- a CDS encoding ImmA/IrrE family metallo-endopeptidase, with amino-acid sequence MNIDKVNKIKEIVRRYKSVTETNDIREVISICNIKIQEVHNLEEMNYFKGMYYKNKSKQTIVLNKALPEKEQEIVLAHEFAHSKLHRNIDISYLLTDTFFICDPFELEANTLAAEFLIEDDTIINLLVEDPTSTYKSMSQTLGLPEELIKLKYEYLDKGKLKNIHDF; translated from the coding sequence ATGAATATAGACAAGGTAAATAAAATAAAAGAAATAGTAAGAAGGTACAAATCAGTAACAGAAACAAATGATATAAGAGAAGTTATATCTATATGTAATATAAAAATACAAGAAGTACATAACCTAGAAGAAATGAACTATTTTAAAGGAATGTATTATAAAAATAAATCTAAACAAACAATAGTACTAAACAAAGCACTACCAGAAAAAGAACAAGAAATAGTACTAGCACATGAATTTGCTCACTCAAAACTACATAGGAATATAGACATATCATATTTATTAACTGATACATTCTTTATATGTGATCCCTTTGAACTAGAGGCAAACACACTAGCAGCAGAATTTTTAATAGAAGACGATACAATTATAAATCTTTTAGTAGAAGACCCTACATCAACATATAAAAGTATGTCTCAGACTCTAGGGCTTCCAGAAGAATTAATAAAACTAAAATATGAATATTTAGATAAAGGTAAACTTAAAAATATACATGACTTTTAG
- the murJ gene encoding murein biosynthesis integral membrane protein MurJ yields the protein MSNNLAKSAFWLMVVTMLSKILGFTRDIVLMYFYGTSAYSDVYITAMNIPVVVFAAVGVALSTTFIPLYQEALENGGEKRAQNFANNILCIVSIISIILSIFGYIFAEPIVKLFAISFNGEKLALTVEFVRIIIVGVLFIGLSNIMTAYLQIQGNFTIPGMVQLPNNIIIIISMIIGAVTENFDILAIGALIGMASQFLFQVPFAIKHGYKFKPIVNFKDRYLKKMIWLILPVLIGVAVNQVNAMADRSLASSLGDGVIAALNSANKLNFFVLGLFITTIGSVIYPTLAKLSTTNDQRKFAEAVSTSVNCVSLIILPITVGAIVLATPIVRILFERGAFDEKSTQMTAIALMCYSVGMIAYGLRDILSKVYYSLKDTKTPMINGIIAVIANIFFDVTLMQVFGLGGLALATSFSSIICILLLFRGLKKKISYYGQDRILRTFVKSLIASVVMGVATYFVYKFANGILGSGFIQEVIATGISVLVGAIVYGVLVSKFRVREVKMLKKMVMKKLNRA from the coding sequence ATGAGTAATAATTTAGCAAAATCGGCATTTTGGCTTATGGTAGTTACTATGCTATCAAAGATACTAGGATTTACAAGAGATATAGTCCTAATGTATTTTTATGGAACTAGTGCTTATAGTGATGTATATATAACAGCTATGAATATACCTGTTGTGGTGTTTGCTGCTGTTGGGGTAGCACTTTCTACTACATTTATACCACTATATCAAGAAGCACTTGAAAATGGCGGAGAAAAAAGAGCGCAAAATTTTGCAAACAATATATTATGTATAGTTAGTATAATAAGTATAATTTTAAGTATATTTGGTTATATATTTGCCGAGCCTATAGTAAAATTATTTGCTATTAGTTTTAATGGTGAAAAATTAGCACTAACTGTTGAATTTGTAAGAATAATAATAGTAGGTGTTTTATTTATAGGTCTTAGTAATATAATGACAGCTTACTTACAAATACAAGGAAACTTCACTATACCAGGTATGGTACAGCTTCCAAATAATATTATAATAATTATATCTATGATAATAGGTGCAGTTACTGAAAACTTTGATATATTAGCAATAGGGGCACTTATTGGTATGGCTTCACAGTTTTTATTCCAAGTACCTTTTGCTATAAAGCATGGGTATAAATTTAAGCCTATTGTCAATTTTAAAGATAGATATCTTAAAAAGATGATATGGCTAATACTTCCTGTTTTAATAGGGGTTGCAGTTAACCAAGTAAATGCTATGGCAGATAGAAGTTTGGCTTCAAGCTTAGGTGATGGGGTTATAGCAGCTTTAAATAGTGCTAATAAGCTTAATTTCTTTGTTTTAGGATTATTTATAACTACTATAGGTTCTGTTATATATCCTACACTAGCAAAGCTATCTACTACTAATGACCAGAGAAAATTTGCAGAAGCAGTATCAACGAGTGTAAACTGTGTAAGTTTAATAATATTACCTATAACTGTTGGAGCAATAGTACTTGCTACTCCTATAGTTAGAATATTATTTGAAAGAGGAGCTTTTGACGAAAAATCAACTCAAATGACAGCTATTGCTCTTATGTGTTATTCTGTTGGTATGATTGCTTACGGACTTAGAGATATATTAAGTAAGGTATACTATTCATTAAAGGACACTAAAACTCCTATGATAAATGGTATAATAGCAGTTATTGCTAATATATTCTTTGATGTTACTTTAATGCAAGTATTTGGACTTGGTGGACTAGCACTTGCTACTAGTTTCTCTTCTATAATATGTATATTATTATTATTTAGAGGATTAAAGAAAAAGATAAGCTACTATGGACAAGATAGAATATTAAGAACTTTTGTAAAATCTTTAATAGCTTCTGTTGTAATGGGTGTTGCAACATACTTTGTCTACAAATTCGCTAATGGTATATTAGGTAGTGGATTTATACAAGAGGTTATAGCTACAGGTATATCTGTATTAGTAGGTGCTATTGTTTATGGTGTACTTGTTAGTAAATTTAGAGTTAGAGAAGTTAAGATGCTTAAAAAGATGGTTATGAAGAAATTAAATAGAGCATAA
- a CDS encoding DUF1659 domain-containing protein, with translation MAVTVTKNPSTLRLRFDLGRDDVTGKTKIKSKSYSNVDPDALDDDVYAVGSVISSLQSHTLLEVAKIDNNTLSE, from the coding sequence ATGGCAGTAACAGTAACTAAAAATCCATCAACATTAAGACTAAGATTTGACCTAGGGAGAGATGATGTAACAGGCAAAACAAAAATAAAAAGTAAATCATACTCAAATGTAGACCCAGATGCATTAGATGATGATGTATATGCTGTTGGTTCAGTAATATCATCACTTCAAAGTCACACATTATTAGAAGTAGCAAAAATTGATAATAATACATTATCAGAATAA
- a CDS encoding ATP-binding protein — translation MDMVINQLKMANIPESIKIRMERVLKSQVKKNLNLQEDYKCIKCRDMTFILDGNTATACECRKLREAERILEISGISDEFRKKIFDNFDYSVSRDVLNAYVKAKTYAKDFDYISDSRHNSIVFMGNSGSGKTHLSLAISNYLMNSGVGVLYMSYRDSIVNIKQSIMDSENYNRVMNRYKNAKVLLIDDLFKGRITDSDVNIMFEIINYRYFNNKPMIISTELSKEKLIGIDEAIGSRILEMCRDYSVELCRRELNYRING, via the coding sequence ATGGATATGGTGATAAATCAATTAAAAATGGCAAATATTCCAGAGAGTATAAAGATAAGAATGGAAAGAGTTTTAAAAAGCCAAGTGAAGAAGAACTTGAATTTGCAAGAAGATTATAAGTGTATTAAATGCAGAGATATGACTTTTATATTAGATGGGAATACTGCTACTGCTTGTGAGTGTAGAAAGTTAAGAGAAGCTGAGAGAATACTTGAGATTAGTGGTATTAGTGATGAGTTTAGGAAAAAAATATTTGATAATTTTGATTATAGTGTAAGTAGGGATGTTTTAAATGCTTATGTTAAAGCCAAGACTTATGCTAAGGATTTTGATTATATTAGTGATAGTAGGCATAATTCTATAGTGTTTATGGGAAATAGTGGTAGTGGAAAAACTCATTTATCTTTGGCTATTAGTAATTACTTAATGAATAGTGGTGTTGGTGTTTTGTATATGAGTTACAGAGATAGTATTGTTAATATAAAGCAAAGTATTATGGATAGTGAAAATTATAATAGGGTAATGAATAGATACAAAAATGCTAAGGTTCTACTTATTGATGATTTGTTTAAGGGGCGTATTACTGATAGTGATGTAAATATTATGTTTGAGATTATAAATTATAGATACTTTAATAATAAGCCTATGATTATTAGTACGGAACTTAGCAAGGAAAAGTTAATTGGTATTGATGAGGCTATTGGAAGTAGAATACTAGAGATGTGTAGGGATTATAGTGTTGAGCTTTGTAGAAGAGAGTTAAATTATAGAATTAATGGATAG